In the genome of Xenopus laevis strain J_2021 chromosome 1S, Xenopus_laevis_v10.1, whole genome shotgun sequence, one region contains:
- the pnp.S gene encoding purine nucleoside phosphorylase, with protein MSPPAPASQKQKESCTYEDYKDTADWLLSKTKQRPIVAIVCGSGLGGLGELLTDQEAFNYCDIPNFPQSTVPGHAGRLVFGNLSGKPCVCMQGRFHFYEGYPLWKVTFPVRVFRLMGVEVIIVTNAAGGLNQEFNVGDIMVIKDHINMLGFAGQNPLFGHNEDRFGPRFPPMSDAYDKDMRSLLLAAGKELGYNNIKEGVYCGIGGPNFETIGECRFLNKLGADAVGMSTVHEVVVARHCGLRILGISLITNKAVMDYDSKVTANHEEVLQAGRDSAKYMEKLVSTFLQRLDLNKV; from the exons CCTGCCCCAGCCTCacagaagcagaaggaaag TTGCACATATGAGGATTATAAAGATACAGCAGACTGGCTTCTATCCAAAACAAAACAGCGTCCCATTGTGGCCATTGTGTGTGGCTCTGGTCTCGGTGGACTAGGAGAACTTCTTACAGATCAAGAGGCTTTCAATTACTGTGACATACCCAACTTCCCACAGAGCACAG TTCCTGGACATGCGGGGCGACTGGTATTTGGAAACCTGAGTGGGAAGCCATGTGTATGCATGCAAGGCCGCTTTCATTTCTATGAAGGCTATCCATTGTGGAAG GTGACGTTTCCAGTCCGAGTGTTCCGCCTAATGGGAGTTGAGGTCATCATTGTAACTAATGCTGCTGGAGGTCTGAACCAAGAGTTCAATGTAGGAGACATCATGGTGATAAAAGATCACATTAATATGCTAGGATTTGCAGGACAAAATCCATTGTTTGGTCACAATGAGGACAG GTTTGGCCCTCGTTTCCCACCTATGTCCGATGCATATGACAAGGACATGAGGAGTCTGTTGCTGGCCGCTGGCAAGGAGCTGGGTTATAATAACATCAAAGAAGGAGTGTATTGTGGTATTGGGGGACCTAACTTTGAAACAATTGGAGAATGTCGATTTCTCAACAAGCTAGGTGCAGATGCTGTAG GTATGAGTACAGTACATGAGGTGGTTGTTGCCCGGCACTGTGGCCTGCGTATCCTGGGAATATCACTGATAACCAACAAAGCTGTTATGGACTATGACAGCAAAGTTACTGCCAACCACGAGGAGGTGCTTCAGGCTGGCAGAGATAGTGCCAAATATATGGAGAAGCTTGTGAGCACTTTCCTGCAGCGCTTGGACCTAAATAAAGTGTGA